A stretch of the Helicoverpa zea isolate HzStark_Cry1AcR chromosome 29, ilHelZeax1.1, whole genome shotgun sequence genome encodes the following:
- the LOC124644026 gene encoding uncharacterized protein LOC124644026: MNLLTLITFFSVLQTSFADKNTVPVFMLDFNRAMSHVQIDPNPFTKVSAASLAHIVHDSIKRSDGMVIFVEDTFCTEDISTKDKYGTPYIHLRAALLDKKVKYFPSVIDPFKILNNIFKPQQHNIFYLSSQTKLQITDTFDHIYIFFQDGVNETRSQILRRHDSIIREVMFVVRQLKRGPVVAFYTGKMNPVVVKKIEQEKKPQALSSMKKGVMVVSSIGLFRLHGVYAATQTRRSVFDQVPGVSKETRNGKQGSSIRIAYPVFDIEFAFTFNEEGWTFDYVSIYEVDEEVGRTNIGIWVPWNHSLYCPEPIHIINQRDLSFIVITQYQVQPKDVGVPLSLEDGTVFSDPIHCGPYFTSPILACLFVSLLCLAITLYGIMTLFDCVSGDRFEDPNAKPLTHEVMH; the protein is encoded by the exons ATGAATTTGTTAACTTTAATTACGTTCTTCTCCGTTTTACAAACAAGTTTTGCGGACAAAAACACAGTTCCTGTGTTCATGCTGGACTTTAATCGAGCAATGAGTCATGTTCAAATAGATCCCAATCCGTTCACGAAAGTTTCAGCAGCCAGCTTGGCCCATATAGTTCACGATTCTATAAAACGGAGTGATGGCATGGTCATATTCGTCGAAGACACATTTTGCACCGAAGATATTAGCACTAAGGACAAATACGGCACACCTTACATACATTTACGCGCCGCTCTGCtcgataaaaaagtaaaatacttCCCGTCCGTTATAGATCCATTCAAAATTTTGAACAACATTTTCAAGCCGCAACAAcacaacatattttatttatcaagtcAGACGAAGTTGCAAATAACGGATACGTTTgatcatatttatattttcttccaAGATGGGGTGAATGAGACTAGGTCCCAGATTTTGAGGAGACATGATTCTATAATAAGAGAAGTGATGTTTGTCGTTCGTCAGTTGAAGAGGGGGCCGGTTGTGGCGTTTTATACGGGTAAAATGAACCCAGTGGTCGTGAAGAAGATAGAACAGGAGAAGAAGCCACAAGCTTTATCTTCAATGAAGAAGGGGGTCATGGTTGTGTCTTCTATTGGACTTTTTCGGCTTCATG GTGTGTACGCAGCCACACAAACCAGGCGCTCGGTATTTGACCAAGTACCAGGGGTATCTAAAGAGACGCGGAACGGAAAACAGGGATCATCGATAAGGATAGCCTATCCAGTGTTTGACATCGAGTTCGCTTTCACTTTTAACGAGGAAGGATGGACCTTTG ATTACGTGTCAATCTATGAAGTTGATGAAGAGGTCGGAAGGACAAATATAGGTATATGGGTGCCGTGGAACCACTCGCTTTACTGCCCGGAACCAATACATATCATTAACCAAAGAGATTTGAGCTTTATCGTCATTACTCAGTACCAG GTCCAACCCAAGGACGTTGGCGTGCCTCTAAGCCTGGAAGACGGTACAGTATTCAGTGACCCTATCCACTGCGGCCCTTACTTCACATCGCCCATATTAGCCTGTTTGTTCGTCTCCCTTCTATGTCTAGCTATAACTTTGTATGGTATCATGACGCTCTTCGATTGTGTATCTGGAGATCGGTTTGAAGATCCCAACGCTAAGCCTCTTACGCATGAGGTTATGCATTGA
- the LOC124644027 gene encoding V-type proton ATPase subunit S1, whose translation MAFCRVVFPLLVLSVISCYASIVPVYLWTDSIKSPVRSDPFTPFSTDEFSETLKQILVEDPLTLVFIEENLSVEDFSLKNANGETSFPYLHDNIEEAIYLPTVKDALEVLNRTSSPYNSENIILGEESELVLTPGKNNAGRFVFIHLKDAREGESRADLLRRHDAFMQKAVEDMAGDVPIVGIYTANYPSWTIPSSKSRVRRAVEAGNTRMYTVDGLRLVAKSIHLSSGNDSRTLGDVTAQSSVLNDTYVNATLTFDNTTLVLNFNSKAGYWFFDTVVLTIGDLTDTLYPDEELFAILGFCYRCAQQVTFSTRNETKTYTVSFEDLKVQPFFETNTTQEFGDAFNCVGFFSAPIWAGLFVVFILLAITFYGIMMMLDIRTMDRFDDPKGKTITINAE comes from the exons ATGGCGTTTTGCCGTGTGGTGTTCCCGTTATTAGTTCTAAGTGTAATTAGCTGTTATGCATCGATTGTCCCAGTGTACCTATGGACGGACTCGATCAAGTCTCCGGTAAGATCAGACCCGTTTACGCCTTTTTCCACGGACGAATTCTCGGAGACCCTCAAGCAGATACTAGTTGAAGACCCCCTAACCCTCGTATTCATCGAAGAAAACTTGTCTGTCGAAGATTTTTCACTGAAAAACGCCAATGGTGAGACTTCTTTCCCGTACCTGCACGACAATATTGAGGAAGCTATTTACTTACCGACTGTTAAAGATGCCTTAGAGGTGCTGAACAGGACGTCGTCTCCTTACAATTCTGAGAACATCATACTAGGTGAAGAGTCTGAGCTGGTGTTGACTCCTGGCAAGAATAACGCTGGTCGTTTCGTCTTCATTCACTTGAAAGACGCGCGCGAGGGTGAATCGAGGGCTGACCTTCTACGCCGCCACGATGCGTTCATGCAGAAGGCTGTTGAGGATATGGCTGGAGATGTGCCCATAGTCGGTATCTACACTGCTAACTACCCATCATGGACCATCCCATCTTCCAAATCCAGGGTCCGTCGTGCAGTCGAAGCTGGTAATACCCGCATGTACACCGTGGATGGACTCCGTTTGGTTGCGAAGAGCATCCACTTATCCAGCGGTAATGATTCGAGGACCTTGGGAGATGTGACCGCCCAGAGCTCTGTCCTGAATGATACGTATGTGAACGCTACGCTCACTTTCGACAATACTACCCTCGTACTGAACTTCAACTCCAAGGCTGGTTACTGGTTCTTTG ACACTGTAGTCCTGACCATCGGCGATCTGACTGACACTCTATACCCTGATGAGGAGTTGTTCGCTATCCTTGGCTTCTGCTACCGCTGTGCCCAACAAGTCACCTTCTCCACCAGGAATGAGACTAAAACTTACACTGTCAGCTTCGAAGATCTGAAG GTACAACCCTTCTTCGAGACCAACACAACCCAGGAGTTCGGGGACGCTTTCAACTGCGTGGGCTTCTTTTCAGCCCCCATCTGGGCAGGTCTGTTCGTGGTCTTCATACTCCTCGCCATAACCTTCTACGGCATCATGATGATGCTGGACATTAGAACCATGGACCGGTTCGATGATCCCAAGGGAAAAACTATAACTATTAATGctgagtaa